Proteins encoded in a region of the Sterolibacterium denitrificans genome:
- a CDS encoding ferredoxin--NADP reductase: protein MSNLNTERVLSVHHWNDTLFSFRTTRDPSLRFENGQFVMIGLEVEGKPLMRAYSIASANHADHLEFFSIKVQDGPLTSRLQHLQEGQNIMVSKKPTGTLVLPDLLPGKYLYLFGTGTGLAPFLSLIQDPATYERFEKVVLVHGVRQVNELAYSDFISRELREHEFFGEDVRAKLIYYPTVTREPFRNRGRLTDLIESGKLFEDIGLPPLDPARDRAMLCGSPSMLKDTCALLDARGFKISPRTGVAGDYVIERAFVEK from the coding sequence ATGAGCAATCTCAACACCGAGCGCGTCCTCAGCGTCCATCACTGGAACGATACCCTGTTCAGCTTCCGCACGACCCGCGATCCGAGTCTGCGCTTCGAAAATGGACAATTCGTCATGATCGGCCTGGAGGTCGAAGGCAAGCCGCTGATGCGCGCCTACAGCATCGCCAGCGCCAACCATGCCGACCATCTGGAATTCTTCAGCATCAAGGTGCAGGACGGCCCGCTCACCTCGCGCCTGCAGCACCTGCAAGAGGGACAGAACATCATGGTCAGCAAGAAACCGACCGGCACCCTGGTGCTGCCCGATCTGCTGCCCGGCAAGTACCTCTACCTATTCGGCACCGGCACCGGCCTGGCACCCTTCCTTAGCCTGATCCAGGACCCGGCAACCTATGAGCGCTTCGAGAAGGTCGTGCTGGTGCATGGCGTGCGTCAGGTCAATGAGCTGGCCTACTCCGACTTCATCAGCCGCGAATTGCGCGAGCACGAATTCTTCGGCGAAGACGTGCGCGCCAAACTGATCTATTACCCGACCGTGACGCGCGAACCCTTCCGCAACCGCGGCCGCCTGACCGACCTGATCGAAAGCGGCAAGCTGTTCGAGGACATCGGCCTGCCGCCGCTCGACCCGGCGCGCGACCGCGCCATGCTCTGCGGCAGCCCGAGCATGCTCAAGGACACCTGCGCCCTGCTCGACGCGCGCGGCTTCAAAATCTCGCCGCGCACCGGCGTGGCCGGCGATTACGTGATCGAGCGGGCTTTCGTCGAGAAGTAA
- a CDS encoding LysR family transcriptional regulator, whose translation MKFSLRQIEVFVAVARLGSVSAAADAIALSQSAVSMALSEFERQFDCRLFERIGKSLRINPLGEQLLPKAVELLDRAAEVEALLEGRTGLGSLRIGATLTIGNYLATLIIADFLQRHPEARVQLTVHNTATIVEQVAQYELDLGLIEGACRHPSLVTQPWVEDELVVFAAPDHPLAGQGVVTLERLMQERWILREQGSGTREVLEQALRRHHLEPSIRLELEHTEAIKRAVESGLGISCISRLALKEAFRRGSLVAMETPQLDLRRRFQFLWHRDKYQTTVLREFLAACQAMTAGAARSDLIDLPYIA comes from the coding sequence ATGAAATTCAGCCTGCGTCAGATCGAGGTTTTCGTTGCCGTGGCTCGCTTGGGCAGCGTCTCGGCGGCGGCCGATGCCATTGCGCTGTCGCAGTCGGCGGTAAGCATGGCGCTGTCCGAATTCGAGCGTCAGTTCGATTGCCGGCTGTTCGAACGCATCGGCAAGAGCCTGCGGATCAATCCGCTGGGCGAGCAGCTTTTGCCCAAGGCGGTCGAACTGCTCGATCGCGCCGCCGAGGTCGAGGCCTTGCTCGAAGGCCGCACCGGACTGGGTTCGCTGCGCATCGGCGCGACGCTGACCATCGGCAACTATCTGGCGACCCTGATCATCGCCGATTTTCTCCAGCGCCATCCCGAGGCGCGGGTGCAGTTGACGGTGCACAACACCGCCACCATCGTCGAGCAGGTGGCGCAATACGAATTGGATCTGGGACTCATCGAGGGCGCCTGCCGGCATCCGAGTCTGGTGACCCAGCCCTGGGTCGAGGACGAGCTGGTGGTTTTCGCCGCGCCCGATCATCCGCTGGCCGGGCAGGGCGTGGTGACGCTGGAACGCCTCATGCAGGAGCGCTGGATCCTGCGCGAGCAGGGTTCGGGCACGCGCGAAGTTCTTGAGCAGGCCTTGCGGCGCCATCACCTCGAACCGTCGATCCGCCTCGAACTCGAACATACCGAGGCCATCAAGCGCGCCGTCGAGTCAGGTCTGGGAATCAGTTGCATTTCGCGCCTGGCGCTGAAGGAGGCTTTCCGGCGCGGCAGCCTGGTTGCCATGGAAACGCCGCAATTGGATCTGCGCCGGCGCTTCCAGTTTCTCTGGCATCGCGACAAATACCAGACCACCGTGCTGCGGGAATTTCTCGCCGCCTGTCAGGCGATGACGGCGGGTGCCGCGCGCAGCGATCTGATCGATCTGCCCTATATCGCCTGA
- a CDS encoding SDR family oxidoreductase has translation MGICDQRTVIITGSGSGLGKAYALAFAAEGANVVVNDIRVEAAEAVRDEIIKAGGKAIATCDDITRMDTAQKIVDAAVAAFGDVHVIVNNAGIVRDRMFVSLSEDDWDQVMRVHLRGHFCLANILAKRWRDQSKAGQAVDARIINTTSGAGLQGSIGQSNYSAAKGGIATLTLVQAAELGRYGITANALAPSARTLMTEGPFAEMMKKPEDGSFDYYDPANVAPLVVWLGSPLSKGITGRTFEVAGGQVMLADGWRFGPARDKKARWNPGELTEVVQDLIKEAVPPQKVYGS, from the coding sequence ATGGGAATCTGCGATCAGCGTACCGTCATCATCACCGGCTCCGGCAGCGGCCTGGGCAAGGCCTACGCGCTGGCCTTCGCCGCCGAGGGCGCCAACGTGGTGGTCAATGACATCCGCGTCGAAGCGGCCGAGGCCGTGCGCGACGAGATCATCAAGGCCGGCGGCAAGGCCATCGCCACCTGCGACGACATCACCCGCATGGATACGGCGCAGAAGATCGTCGATGCCGCCGTCGCCGCCTTCGGCGACGTGCATGTGATCGTCAACAACGCCGGCATCGTGCGCGACCGCATGTTCGTCAGCCTTAGCGAGGACGACTGGGATCAGGTCATGCGCGTGCATCTGCGCGGCCACTTCTGCCTGGCCAACATTCTCGCCAAGCGCTGGCGCGATCAATCCAAGGCCGGCCAGGCCGTGGATGCGCGCATCATCAACACTACCTCCGGCGCCGGCCTGCAGGGCTCCATCGGACAAAGCAACTACTCCGCCGCCAAGGGCGGCATCGCCACGCTGACCCTGGTGCAGGCTGCCGAACTCGGCCGCTACGGCATCACCGCCAACGCGCTGGCCCCGTCGGCGCGCACGCTAATGACCGAAGGCCCGTTCGCCGAAATGATGAAGAAACCTGAAGACGGCAGCTTCGATTACTACGATCCGGCCAACGTCGCGCCGCTCGTCGTCTGGCTCGGCAGCCCGCTGTCCAAGGGCATCACCGGCCGCACCTTCGAAGTCGCCGGCGGCCAGGTGATGCTGGCCGATGGCTGGCGCTTCGGCCCGGCGCGCGACAAGAAAGCGCGCTGGAACCCGGGCGAGCTGACCGAAGTGGTTCAGGATCTGATCAAGGAAGCCGTGCCGCCGCAAAAGGTCTACGGTTCCTGA
- a CDS encoding molecular chaperone TorD family protein: MNEQPRIADAQQARTRSALYTLFAFLFAYPDQDLVAAIRGGEVARCMTALCSALDSEPPLQPEPDTAALSDAGGSDEDLAVEYTRLFDTGPIPLYGGLNHGTRMQVMEEVLRFFEHFGLAPNTQLNELPDHLVSELEFMHFLCHREADALETGGDADPYRRAQRDFLARQLGRWAPQLHPRLVEQSALAFFLEVTRLLAAFLASETRLLQIATGATVIRETAARSTRTIHAVQAI, from the coding sequence ATGAACGAACAACCCCGCATCGCCGACGCACAGCAGGCCAGGACGCGCAGTGCGCTATATACACTGTTCGCCTTCCTGTTTGCCTATCCGGATCAGGATTTGGTCGCCGCGATCCGCGGCGGCGAGGTGGCGCGGTGCATGACGGCGCTGTGCAGTGCGCTGGACAGCGAGCCGCCGCTGCAGCCGGAACCAGATACCGCCGCACTGAGCGATGCGGGCGGCAGCGACGAGGATCTGGCCGTCGAATACACCCGCCTCTTCGATACCGGGCCGATCCCGCTCTACGGCGGCCTCAACCACGGCACGCGCATGCAGGTGATGGAAGAAGTGCTGCGCTTCTTTGAACACTTCGGCCTCGCCCCGAATACGCAGTTGAACGAACTGCCCGATCATCTGGTCAGCGAACTCGAATTCATGCATTTCCTCTGCCATCGCGAGGCCGATGCCCTGGAAACCGGCGGCGATGCCGACCCCTACCGGCGCGCCCAGCGCGATTTCCTGGCGCGCCAGCTCGGCCGCTGGGCGCCGCAGCTGCATCCGCGCCTCGTCGAGCAATCGGCCCTGGCTTTTTTCCTTGAGGTCACGCGCCTGCTGGCGGCGTTCCTCGCCAGCGAAACCCGGCTGCTGCAAATCGCAACCGGCGCAACCGTGATCCGGGAAACGGCGGCCAGGTCTACCCGGACCATCCACGCGGTTCAGGCGATATAG
- a CDS encoding sigma-70 family RNA polymerase sigma factor: MSAANPVAELYRNHHGWLCAWLRRRLDCPERAADLAQDTFLRIITSRDALFAMRAPRAYLTTTANRLLIDQTRRAAIERAYLAELAGAANSLAVAGHPSPEDLLIATQTLVQIGDALQQVPRKAGEAFLLHYLDGLGHAEVAARLKVSTRMVRKYLVQCLVRCASPGLPSGMTS, from the coding sequence GTGTCTGCCGCCAACCCCGTCGCCGAACTCTACCGCAACCACCATGGCTGGCTATGCGCCTGGCTGCGCCGCCGGCTCGATTGTCCGGAACGCGCCGCCGATCTGGCGCAAGACACTTTCCTGCGCATCATCACCTCGCGCGATGCCCTGTTCGCCATGCGCGCGCCGCGCGCCTATCTGACGACCACGGCGAACCGCCTGCTCATCGACCAGACGCGTCGCGCGGCCATCGAACGAGCCTATCTGGCCGAACTGGCCGGCGCTGCAAACAGCCTGGCCGTGGCCGGACACCCTTCGCCGGAAGACCTCCTGATCGCCACGCAGACGCTCGTGCAAATCGGCGATGCGCTGCAACAGGTACCGCGCAAGGCCGGCGAGGCTTTCCTGCTGCATTATCTGGACGGACTGGGCCATGCCGAGGTCGCCGCCCGGCTCAAGGTCAGCACGCGCATGGTGCGCAAATACCTGGTCCAATGCCTGGTTCGGTGCGCCAGCCCTGGGCTTCCCAGCGGCATGACGTCATGA
- a CDS encoding cytochrome-c peroxidase, with translation MMKRLLPAVLLAVPSFAAAAAADCPADGGDIACLRRAYAQPITQWPAAQVEGKVAWREMAAAAAPDLPAPPAPLLGLGTRLFFDTALSASGKIACASCHRPDHAYADAQPVTPGHLGRKGRRNAPALVGVRHAQSLFWDGRAPSLELQALGPIADQAEMAMDINRLPDKLAAISGYAEAFTAAWGDAEISLPRIQAALAAYQRTLAPAPTAFDAFLKGDAQALDDKQLRGLHLYRTKARCMTCHDGPALSDSQFHNLGLTYFGRKYEDLGRYGVTGDNADVGKFKTPTLRNVSRSGPWMHNGLFPSLRGILNAYNAGMFRPRPANAAQAADPRFPVTSPLLAPLQLRPDEIEALEAFLKVL, from the coding sequence ATGATGAAACGCCTGCTGCCGGCCGTCCTGCTCGCCGTGCCGTCGTTTGCCGCCGCCGCTGCCGCGGACTGCCCCGCGGACGGCGGCGACATCGCCTGCCTGCGCCGGGCTTACGCGCAGCCGATCACACAGTGGCCGGCGGCGCAGGTCGAAGGCAAGGTCGCCTGGCGGGAAATGGCAGCGGCGGCAGCACCCGATCTGCCGGCACCGCCCGCACCGCTGCTGGGCCTGGGTACCCGACTGTTCTTCGATACGGCGCTCTCCGCTTCCGGCAAGATCGCCTGCGCCTCCTGCCACCGGCCGGATCACGCCTACGCCGACGCCCAGCCGGTCACGCCGGGACATCTGGGTCGCAAGGGGCGGCGCAATGCGCCGGCCCTGGTCGGCGTCAGGCATGCGCAGAGCCTGTTCTGGGATGGACGCGCACCCAGCCTCGAATTGCAGGCGCTCGGCCCGATCGCCGACCAGGCGGAAATGGCCATGGATATCAACCGCCTGCCGGACAAGCTCGCTGCGATATCCGGCTACGCCGAGGCATTCACCGCAGCCTGGGGCGATGCGGAAATCTCGCTGCCGCGCATCCAGGCCGCGCTGGCCGCCTACCAGCGCACCCTGGCGCCGGCGCCGACGGCCTTCGACGCCTTCCTGAAGGGCGACGCCCAGGCGCTCGACGACAAACAGTTGCGCGGCCTGCACCTGTACCGCACCAAGGCACGCTGCATGACCTGCCACGATGGCCCGGCGCTCAGCGACAGCCAGTTCCACAACCTGGGCCTGACCTACTTCGGGCGCAAGTACGAAGACCTGGGGCGCTACGGCGTGACCGGCGACAATGCGGACGTCGGCAAATTCAAGACACCGACGCTGCGCAACGTCTCGCGCAGCGGACCGTGGATGCACAACGGCCTGTTTCCTTCGCTGCGCGGCATTCTCAACGCCTATAACGCCGGCATGTTCCGTCCCCGGCCGGCCAATGCCGCGCAGGCTGCCGATCCCCGCTTCCCGGTGACGTCTCCGCTGCTGGCGCCGCTCCAGTTGAGACCCGATGAAATCGAAGCGCTGGAGGCCTTCCTGAAGGTTCTGTAG
- a CDS encoding FecR family protein, with translation MNSPAAMDGVAQQAAEWIVRLGTDDPQERQAAASGYAAWQAADPRHAVAAERLEKLMDGLEHIRRSGTQETARKALRAAPDAAWTRLQGSTVAILLVCALALSLSVWQVWQDDPAGRMLANLRTERGEWASHTLDDGSRLSLGGASEVSLDFNARQRTVKLLQGAILVNVASEAGRPFVVETEHGRIRALGTRFLVSKEAGCTRLGMRESRVEVRAAPAGFPAVVRAGESLAFGPACHEDPLPQPIDADLLEAAWQTHQMVVRDRPLGEVLDALARQRYGYIHYDREAIANIRVSAVLSLTDTDRSLQLLANSFPALRIRSLTPYLVVVSRKAER, from the coding sequence ATGAATTCTCCGGCAGCGATGGACGGCGTGGCGCAACAAGCCGCCGAATGGATCGTCCGCCTCGGTACCGACGATCCCCAGGAGCGGCAGGCGGCGGCGAGCGGCTACGCCGCCTGGCAAGCGGCCGATCCACGACACGCGGTTGCCGCCGAACGCTTGGAGAAACTGATGGACGGTCTGGAACACATCCGGCGCAGTGGCACGCAGGAGACGGCGCGCAAGGCCTTGCGCGCCGCGCCGGATGCCGCATGGACGCGCCTCCAGGGCAGCACGGTCGCCATCCTGCTGGTCTGCGCGCTGGCGCTATCCCTATCCGTCTGGCAGGTCTGGCAGGACGACCCGGCCGGCCGGATGCTGGCCAATCTGCGCACCGAACGCGGCGAATGGGCCTCGCACACGCTGGATGACGGTAGCCGCCTGTCGCTGGGCGGAGCGAGCGAGGTCAGCCTCGATTTCAACGCCCGGCAGCGCACCGTCAAGCTATTGCAGGGCGCCATCCTGGTCAATGTCGCCAGCGAGGCAGGCCGGCCTTTCGTGGTCGAAACCGAACATGGCCGCATCCGGGCGCTGGGTACGCGTTTCCTGGTCAGCAAGGAAGCAGGCTGCACCCGGCTCGGCATGCGCGAATCACGCGTCGAGGTCCGCGCCGCGCCAGCGGGTTTTCCTGCAGTCGTGCGCGCTGGCGAAAGCCTGGCCTTCGGGCCGGCATGCCACGAAGACCCGCTCCCTCAGCCGATCGACGCCGACCTGCTGGAAGCGGCATGGCAGACTCACCAGATGGTGGTGCGTGACCGCCCGCTGGGCGAGGTGCTCGACGCGCTTGCCCGCCAGCGTTACGGCTACATCCACTACGACCGCGAGGCAATCGCCAACATTCGCGTCTCCGCCGTGCTGTCGCTGACCGACACCGACCGGTCGCTGCAATTGCTCGCCAACAGCTTTCCGGCATTACGGATACGCAGCCTGACGCCTTACCTCGTCGTCGTCAGCCGGAAGGCAGAGCGCTGA
- a CDS encoding TonB-dependent receptor, producing MKPEIRSCRIRATAIRNRCSLLLGLAFAGHLAFALPAAAQTPTARHYDIPAGPLDATLNRFALQTGVPLAIDAEKLKGLRSDGLHGDYDIAGGFAALLRGSGYTMEQTASGYILVAIPALRTGASGESGSATALAPVLVVDGREWMGASTIDRHTIEAQPGGNGDITSLLKINPSVAFDNLQLSSKTPGEIAPADISINGAKFYQNAFVVDGVNMNNDIDPGQSNPNLLADVPGRSQGLALDTDLLESIVVYDSNVPAAYGRFNGGVVEANTRRPSKEPSGKISYQSTRSSWTRYHIDEAQQYSFENSGNYNEQPEFDKTIVRATLEGHLTDNFGLLANISQKRSSMPTSFYSSNNVAAMGSEKRDQKREIDNYFVKAFWKPADRLEIESSLAYAPENNIYWRSNSANSSFETQSGGTQLNLKARWDGDLAKVEHNLSYGKLEQSRDSAYDDWFTWRKSTTKDWGIGNTATTSSNEGGYGDVDQAQKTLSYRINADWKSFSLLGATHRLQTGLELSRQYVRYARLTESSTYVTPVATSTCTNGSGVTDSVACDIGTTLAGWNGQFFTQRTRYATGAFDFTTNQQTAWLQDEIDFGKLNLRPGLRLDSDDYMNKTTLAPRLAAQYDVFADRGTVLNAGANRYYGRSITSWRLQEGRNQLRYNTEKRTTLDDAWTLGTQATNLVKFSELEIPYDDELMAGIGQRWLGAQYDLKYVNRKGRDQVIQVSGTSIGQPSTDPTLSPSYTTYTNGGRSETDIVTLTVTPLQEIRWLGTRTTGQLALDWTDKKQNAPDYLYDSVDSTNYILNPYIQYNGQIMRYADRPADNYNRPWTLRLSSLTNIPQWNLTWTNFLRYRAAYSKIAQTTSAASSPIVHDGQKVAIWSKRKFSNALTWDMRLGWEIPLARKQALFVNLDVFNVLDAVSVADSNTAISTGIPVYEVGRQFWLEVGYRF from the coding sequence ATGAAACCTGAAATCCGCAGTTGCCGCATCCGCGCCACCGCAATCAGAAACCGCTGCTCCCTGCTGCTCGGCCTGGCCTTCGCCGGCCACCTGGCGTTCGCGCTGCCGGCCGCCGCCCAGACGCCGACGGCACGCCATTACGACATTCCCGCCGGCCCGCTGGATGCGACGCTCAACCGCTTCGCGCTGCAAACCGGCGTGCCGCTGGCGATCGACGCCGAAAAACTGAAGGGACTGCGCAGCGACGGCCTGCACGGCGATTACGACATCGCCGGCGGCTTCGCCGCGCTGCTGCGCGGTTCCGGCTACACCATGGAGCAGACGGCTTCCGGCTACATACTGGTCGCCATCCCGGCGCTGCGCACCGGCGCTTCCGGCGAAAGCGGCAGCGCAACGGCGCTGGCCCCGGTACTGGTCGTCGACGGACGCGAATGGATGGGCGCATCGACCATCGACCGCCACACGATAGAGGCCCAGCCTGGCGGCAACGGCGACATCACCAGCCTGCTGAAAATCAACCCGAGCGTAGCCTTCGACAATCTGCAACTGAGCAGCAAGACGCCTGGCGAAATTGCGCCGGCCGACATCAGCATCAACGGAGCCAAGTTCTACCAGAACGCCTTCGTCGTCGACGGCGTCAACATGAACAACGACATCGACCCGGGACAAAGCAACCCGAACCTGCTGGCCGATGTGCCGGGCCGCAGCCAGGGCCTGGCGCTCGACACCGACCTGCTCGAAAGCATCGTCGTCTACGACAGCAACGTGCCCGCCGCCTACGGCCGCTTCAACGGCGGCGTGGTCGAGGCGAATACCCGCAGGCCGAGCAAGGAACCGAGCGGCAAGATTTCCTACCAGAGCACCCGCTCGTCCTGGACGCGCTACCACATCGACGAAGCCCAGCAGTACAGCTTCGAGAATTCGGGCAATTACAACGAGCAGCCCGAGTTCGACAAGACCATCGTGCGCGCCACGCTGGAAGGACACCTGACCGACAACTTCGGCCTGCTCGCCAACATCAGCCAGAAGCGTTCGAGCATGCCGACCAGTTTCTATTCGTCCAACAATGTCGCCGCCATGGGCAGCGAAAAGCGCGACCAGAAGCGCGAGATCGACAATTATTTCGTCAAGGCCTTCTGGAAACCGGCCGACCGCCTGGAGATCGAATCCAGCCTCGCCTACGCGCCGGAAAACAACATTTACTGGCGCAGCAACTCCGCCAATTCGTCTTTCGAGACGCAATCCGGCGGCACCCAGCTCAACCTCAAGGCGCGCTGGGACGGCGACCTGGCCAAGGTCGAGCACAACCTGTCCTACGGCAAGCTGGAGCAGTCGCGTGATTCGGCTTACGACGACTGGTTCACCTGGCGCAAATCCACGACCAAGGACTGGGGCATCGGCAACACGGCGACCACCAGCAGCAACGAAGGCGGCTATGGCGACGTCGATCAAGCCCAGAAAACCCTGTCCTACCGCATCAACGCCGACTGGAAATCCTTCTCTCTGCTTGGTGCGACGCACCGCCTGCAGACCGGCCTGGAGCTTTCCCGGCAATACGTGCGCTACGCGCGGCTGACCGAGAGCAGCACCTACGTGACGCCGGTAGCGACCAGCACCTGCACCAACGGCAGCGGCGTCACCGACAGCGTGGCCTGCGACATAGGCACGACGCTGGCTGGCTGGAACGGCCAGTTCTTCACCCAGCGCACCCGCTACGCCACTGGCGCGTTCGACTTCACCACGAACCAGCAGACGGCCTGGCTGCAGGATGAGATCGACTTCGGCAAGCTCAATCTGCGCCCCGGCCTGCGACTGGACAGCGACGACTACATGAACAAGACCACGCTCGCCCCGCGCCTTGCGGCGCAGTACGACGTTTTCGCCGATCGCGGCACGGTGCTGAACGCCGGCGCCAACCGCTACTACGGCCGCAGCATCACCAGCTGGCGCCTGCAGGAAGGCCGCAACCAACTGCGCTACAACACGGAAAAGCGCACCACGCTGGACGACGCCTGGACGCTGGGCACCCAGGCCACCAACCTGGTCAAATTCAGCGAACTGGAGATTCCCTACGACGACGAGTTGATGGCCGGCATCGGCCAGCGCTGGCTCGGCGCGCAGTACGACCTCAAGTACGTCAACCGCAAGGGCCGCGACCAGGTCATCCAGGTGTCGGGTACGAGCATCGGCCAGCCATCGACCGACCCGACGCTCTCCCCCAGCTACACCACCTACACCAACGGCGGCAGGAGCGAAACCGACATCGTGACCCTGACGGTGACGCCCCTGCAGGAAATCCGCTGGCTCGGCACGCGAACGACGGGGCAACTGGCGCTGGACTGGACCGACAAAAAACAGAACGCCCCCGACTACCTGTATGACAGCGTCGACAGTACCAACTACATACTCAACCCCTACATTCAATACAACGGCCAGATCATGCGCTACGCCGACCGGCCGGCCGACAACTACAACCGCCCATGGACCTTGCGCCTGTCGAGTCTCACCAACATCCCGCAATGGAATCTGACCTGGACCAACTTCCTGCGCTACCGGGCCGCCTACTCCAAGATTGCCCAAACGACTTCGGCCGCCAGTTCACCCATCGTTCATGATGGCCAGAAAGTCGCCATCTGGTCGAAGCGCAAGTTCAGCAACGCCCTGACCTGGGATATGCGTCTCGGTTGGGAAATCCCGCTCGCGCGCAAGCAGGCCCTGTTCGTCAATCTCGACGTATTCAACGTGCTCGACGCGGTCTCGGTAGCCGACAGCAACACGGCCATCAGCACCGGCATTCCCGTCTATGAAGTCGGCCGCCAATTCTGGCTGGAAGTCGGCTACCGTTTCTGA